Within Vicia villosa cultivar HV-30 ecotype Madison, WI linkage group LG1, Vvil1.0, whole genome shotgun sequence, the genomic segment ATGACAAACATGCCAAACTTGCAGCTTCAGCTTTCTCTGATTGCCACAAGATCTTCTCTTGTATgttatgttttgtttgttttgttttgtttggtttggTTCCTTTCTGATTGGTTTTCTGTTGActtcaattttgaaatttttatcatcttttggacttgcttaaGCCCAAGTTGACTAGAAATTGAACTGATGCAACaattttttctttgtttgatttGAAAATGTAATATGAACTAGAATTTATGATTATTTTCCAGTATTATGTGTTTTCATTTGCTTAATTTTACTTGTGAGTTTGGGTGCTGCTAGTGTTTTTGAAGTCGGTGCTGCTAAACATgtgttttttttaagtttataGGAGCTGCATTTCTTCTAACTAAAGCTACTATTATTCAGGTGATTTGAATTCAGTAACTGAGAAGCCGGATGAGAACGATGGCAACAAAACGTTTTTGCCGCCGCTGATGCCGCCAATAGAAAATTTGGATGGATACTGTGCAATCAAGGAAAAGATGACACAGGCGCTTCGCTATTTCAAAGAATGGACTGAACTGAATATTCTGGCTCAGGTTTGGGCACCGGTGAGGAATGGTAACCGGTATGAACTTACAACTTCAGGTCAACCCTTTGTGCTTGATCCGCATAGTAATGGACTCAACCAGTATAGAACGGCTTCCCTGATGTATAAGTTTTCGGTGGATGGAGAGAACGATGGAACTCAGGGACTTCCTGGTCGAGTTTTCCAGCAGAAATTACCAGAATGGTCTCCTAATGTTCTGTATTATTCTAGTAAAGAGTATCCACGCCGAGATCATGCTCAACATTATAACGTTCGTGGAACGTTGGCTTTGCCTGTATTTGAACCTTCGTTGCAGTCGTGTATCGGTGTGATAGAGTTGATTATGACTTCACTGAAGATTAACTATGCTCCTGAGGTTGAAAAAATCTGCAAAGCCCTTGAGGTTCAGTTTCTTTCAACTTTACTATCTAAGCTTTATGGTTTTCTTATGTTTGGTGATTACGATGTGACGTCTAAAAACATGCTCAATTACATGCTTTTGGTTTTACTTTCAGGCGGTAAATTTGAGGAGTTCGGAAATTTTGGACCATCCATTCACTCAGGTATTTTCGTATAGTTTAATTCAGTGtcggtgtaaaatagttttacactaacataattaattgtaCTGCCACGTAAACCTATTTTGTTCCCACAGATATAACTTGGCAATGCTTTTAAACCAGATTTGCAATGAAGGGCGTCAAAATGCGTTATCTGAGATCTTGGAGATATTGACAGTGGTGTGCGAAACTCATAATTTGCCTCTCGCGCAAACATGGGTTCCTTGTAGGCATAGGAGTGTTTTGGCTCATGGTGGCGGTTTCAAGAAAAGTTGTTCGAGTTTTGACGGTAGTTGCATGGGGCAAGTTTGCATGTCTACAACTGAGGTAGCAGCTTATATTATAGATGCTCATTTATGGGGTTTTCGAGAGGCGTGCGTCGAGCATCACTTACAACATGGTCAAGGCGTTGCGGGAAGAGCTTTTTTGTCCCAAAACATGAGCTTCTGCACAAACATTACgaaattctgcaaaacagattaTCCTTTGGTTCATTATGCTCTCATGTTTGGGTTAACAGGCTCTTTTGCAATCTGTTTGCGGAGTTTTCATACAGGAAACGACGATTATGTATTAGAGTTTTTTCTGCCTCCTGGGATCACAGAATTTCATGAACAGAAGACACTCTTGGGATCTATATTGGCAACAATGAAACAGCATTTTCAGAGTCTTAGTATTGCTGTTGGTGTTGAACTTGAGGAAAACGGTTCGGTTGAAATTATTGAAGCAACAGATGAAGGAATCCGAGTTAGGATTGAATCTATTCCAATTGCTCAATCTATTAAATCACCACCTATACCCGATGCCTCGCCAAATATGGAGGAGGAGTTACCACATGATCCATTAGAGATTCATGGTGAAAATTTAGGTGGAAGCATTGATCCAAAGCCCTCCTTAGAGAATAAAAACATAAAGAAACCCTCAGAGAGGAAGCGTGGAAAAACTGAGAAATCAATCAGTCTTGAAGTTTTACAACGTTATTTCGCTGGGAGTCTTAAAGATGCTGCAAAGAGCCTTGGCGGTACGTTCCTACTCTGACATATAGTGTGATAAAATTGTTATCTGTGTAGCTCTCACATAGACAGGCCAGAACGCAACACTgactaataataatttttaaaatggaTATAATTGAATGTAACCACATGTTTCTGCATCGGAATCTTAACACGACTTAAATCTGATGTGTCGCTGTTACACAGATTATTGTCCTTATGAGTCTGCTGCAAGCTTGAAATGTATATTCATCTAAGATTAATATCTGCTTTTGCAACGAGAAGAAAAAAATCTAAGGTTAACACTACAAAATGAAGACTACTAAACTTATCAAAACATAACGCATTGTATCTTTATAACGAAATTAGTTGCAGCTTTTTATCTCAAGAATCATGAAAGAAAGTAGTAGCTCTAACACAAAGCTCTTGATTATGTTCTTGTTGTACAGTATGCCCTACTACAATGAAGCGCATCTGCAGGCAGCATGGTATATCCCGTTGGCCATCTCGAAAGATAAACAAGGTTAACCGTTCCCTGTCAAAGCTCAAGCGTGTTATTGAATCTGTCCAAGGTGCTGAAGGGACGTTTGATTTGAATTCTCTCAACACTAATCAACTTCCAGTTGCTGGTTCTTTTCCCGAGCCTTCAAATCCGAACAAGTCCAGCCAGCAAGCTTCATTAAACAATAGGCTATCAGAGCCTCAGATGAAAGAGAATGAATTTCACGCCCCTAAAGAAACTAACATACCAATTGTATTGGAAGATCAACTGCTTGGAGGAAGCAAACATGGTCTTGGCAAGGACCGAAAAAGGACTCGAAGTAGGAGTATCTCTAGCGAAGATAGCATAAATCCTACTTCTCATGGTTCGTGCCATGATAGTCCCCCGGATGAAATTTCAACTGTAAAGGATCTATTCATTCCACCCAACAATGAGCAATATGTTGTGTTGAGGGGGTCGCCAGAGTCGAGAGTGCAGCCAACAAATGTATTCAACTCTCCAACTGCTCACCGATTGCCCGACAATATCTTAGCAGAACTTCAAGAGCCGTTTGGAGGAATGCTAATAGAGGATGCAGGTAGTTCAAAAGACTTGAGAAACTTGTGTCCTTCAGTAGCTGAGGCCATTTTGGAGGATATAGCTCCAGAACCTTATGGGAATAACCTTCCATGTTCATATCTGGCTCCTAAACAATGCATGGACGCTACTAATAAATCGGTGACGCCTTTCGCAGCTAGAAAAGAAATGAAAACTGTGACTATTAAGGCAACATATAGAGAAGATATTATAAGGTTTAGGGTCTCTTTGAACTGCGGCATTGCGGAATTGAAAGAGGAAGTTGCCAAAAGATTGAAACTTGAGATTGGTACATTTGATGTCAAGTACATGGATGATGATAATGAATGGGTTTTGATAGCCTGTGATGCAGACCTGCAGGAGTGCATGTATGTTTCAAGATCCTCGGGTGGAAGCAACATAATCCGAGTTTTGGTAAATGACGTAATGTCAAATCTCGGAAGCTCCTGGGAGAGCTCGGGGGAGTGAAGGTGTCTGTACATAGGTTCTTGTGTTCTTTAGGAAAGTaggttgaaaatttgattttagtTAAGATATGCTCAAATTGTAATTTGTAAGAAGTTTAAGGTTAGATATAAAGAATTTTCACTCTATTGAATATTTTGTATTACTCAAAAGTAGttcattataataaaaaataaaaaataaaaaactgggACTAATTTGGTGATACATAATGTGGTCACGTTTAAAAATTATGTTGATATTGAGATTTAGAATTGTTGGGTTCACATGTTAGATGAAACCcaaatctttatttttatcttgCTTTAACAGTGACACTACTCAACATACTGTCTTAACAGTCACAGGAGTGACAAGTGAAACAAAATTCAACAAATCGGCTCAATCAAACATTTATTGTTGCACAGCACTTATGGTTAAAGGAACCCCAACATGTGTCTTTGTTCGCCATCGATATGCTGTGTAAGGCTTATTGTTCAAGGCACATATATAATATAACAACTTAATGGACGGGTGTACTGGTGAGAATGGAAGCGAGGAATCGGTCTCACATCTTTTTGAATATTCGGTTTTTGATGGTGTTAAGAGATCCATGATCCGTGTTTGTTCAGCTCTTCATAATGCTGGATGGCAAAAAAACTCTAAAACTTGATAGGTAGAGGTAGAATGACATCCA encodes:
- the LOC131643569 gene encoding protein NLP7-like translates to MSESEEENQDFPPKTKTSLEEHGCAMDFDLDLETSWPLDHMSFISNPMSPFLFSTISDQPSSPLWVFSDGEDDKHAKLAASAFSDCHKIFSCDLNSVTEKPDENDGNKTFLPPLMPPIENLDGYCAIKEKMTQALRYFKEWTELNILAQVWAPVRNGNRYELTTSGQPFVLDPHSNGLNQYRTASLMYKFSVDGENDGTQGLPGRVFQQKLPEWSPNVLYYSSKEYPRRDHAQHYNVRGTLALPVFEPSLQSCIGVIELIMTSLKINYAPEVEKICKALEAVNLRSSEILDHPFTQICNEGRQNALSEILEILTVVCETHNLPLAQTWVPCRHRSVLAHGGGFKKSCSSFDGSCMGQVCMSTTEVAAYIIDAHLWGFREACVEHHLQHGQGVAGRAFLSQNMSFCTNITKFCKTDYPLVHYALMFGLTGSFAICLRSFHTGNDDYVLEFFLPPGITEFHEQKTLLGSILATMKQHFQSLSIAVGVELEENGSVEIIEATDEGIRVRIESIPIAQSIKSPPIPDASPNMEEELPHDPLEIHGENLGGSIDPKPSLENKNIKKPSERKRGKTEKSISLEVLQRYFAGSLKDAAKSLGVCPTTMKRICRQHGISRWPSRKINKVNRSLSKLKRVIESVQGAEGTFDLNSLNTNQLPVAGSFPEPSNPNKSSQQASLNNRLSEPQMKENEFHAPKETNIPIVLEDQLLGGSKHGLGKDRKRTRSRSISSEDSINPTSHGSCHDSPPDEISTVKDLFIPPNNEQYVVLRGSPESRVQPTNVFNSPTAHRLPDNILAELQEPFGGMLIEDAGSSKDLRNLCPSVAEAILEDIAPEPYGNNLPCSYLAPKQCMDATNKSVTPFAARKEMKTVTIKATYREDIIRFRVSLNCGIAELKEEVAKRLKLEIGTFDVKYMDDDNEWVLIACDADLQECMYVSRSSGGSNIIRVLVNDVMSNLGSSWESSGE